The Burkholderia pyrrocinia genome includes a region encoding these proteins:
- a CDS encoding sensor domain-containing diguanylate cyclase, with translation MKSFTLPAALRRHTASIVARILSPRGVLVAGIVLLMFSWGLSTSLLIEARRDAYDHAVENARNLMLLIERDIARNIELYDLSLQNVVDGIADPELMTLPPRQRHRLLFDRAATGEYLGSIFVMDAHGNIVIDSSASPARQGNFADRDYFAVHRDRLAPGLYISRPYAARLRGGALTIALSRRINRPDGTFGGIVVGTLSIDYFRALLDGLAVGKHGSAAIVEDNGTLVSRLPYDPHVVGLDLHDSPLFIESQRSRDGALTGTGAIDGIRRIYVYKHLAGLPLIVDVAPAEIDIYAPWHHRAVWTVVLMCLFTGFIAWGSLALSRELRRRQIAESKLYRLAHTDSLTGVDNRGTFDTVLAKEAQRASRSGRPLSVLFVDVDHFKAFNDYYGHPAGDDVLRRVAQSASRCLRRDGDHVARYGGEEFVVTLPDTDAQGAATVAESIRRAIAELDIDHVKSPYGRVTASIGAATAADGRTNAATLLRRADEALYRAKSGGRNRVSDTRPTQDVT, from the coding sequence ATGAAGTCATTCACGCTGCCCGCCGCGCTGCGCCGCCATACCGCGTCGATCGTGGCACGCATTCTGTCGCCCCGCGGCGTGCTCGTCGCGGGCATCGTGCTGCTGATGTTCAGTTGGGGCCTTTCCACGTCGCTTTTAATCGAAGCGCGGCGCGACGCGTATGACCATGCGGTCGAAAATGCGCGCAACCTGATGCTGCTGATCGAACGCGATATCGCACGCAATATCGAACTCTACGATTTGTCGCTGCAAAACGTCGTCGACGGCATTGCCGATCCGGAACTGATGACATTGCCGCCGCGCCAGCGCCACCGGCTGCTGTTCGACCGCGCGGCGACCGGCGAGTATCTCGGGTCGATTTTCGTGATGGACGCGCACGGCAATATCGTGATCGATTCGAGCGCGTCGCCCGCGCGGCAAGGCAATTTCGCCGACCGCGACTATTTCGCCGTGCACCGCGACCGGCTCGCGCCGGGCCTCTATATCAGCCGGCCGTATGCGGCCCGGCTGCGCGGCGGCGCGCTGACGATCGCGCTCAGCCGCCGGATCAACCGGCCCGACGGCACGTTCGGCGGCATCGTCGTCGGCACGCTCAGCATCGACTACTTCCGCGCGCTGCTCGACGGCCTCGCGGTCGGCAAGCACGGCAGCGCGGCGATCGTCGAGGACAACGGCACGCTCGTGTCGCGCCTGCCTTACGACCCGCATGTGGTCGGCCTCGACCTGCACGACTCGCCGCTGTTCATCGAGTCGCAGCGCAGCCGCGACGGCGCGCTGACCGGCACCGGCGCGATCGACGGCATCCGGCGCATCTATGTTTACAAGCATCTCGCCGGCCTGCCGCTGATCGTCGACGTCGCGCCCGCCGAGATCGACATCTACGCGCCGTGGCACCACCGCGCGGTCTGGACCGTCGTGCTGATGTGCCTGTTCACCGGATTCATCGCGTGGGGCTCGCTGGCGCTGTCGCGCGAGCTGAGGCGCCGGCAGATCGCCGAATCGAAGCTGTACCGGCTCGCGCACACCGATTCGCTGACGGGCGTCGACAACCGCGGCACGTTCGACACGGTGCTCGCGAAGGAGGCGCAGCGTGCGTCGCGCAGCGGCCGCCCGCTGTCGGTGCTATTCGTCGACGTCGACCACTTCAAGGCGTTCAACGACTACTACGGCCACCCGGCCGGCGACGACGTGCTGCGCCGCGTCGCACAATCCGCGTCGCGCTGCCTGCGCCGCGACGGCGATCACGTCGCGCGCTACGGCGGCGAGGAATTCGTCGTCACGCTGCCCGACACCGACGCGCAAGGCGCGGCGACCGTCGCCGAAAGCATCCGGCGCGCGATCGCGGAGCTCGACATCGACCACGTAAAGAGCCCTTACGGGCGCGTCACGGCCAGCATCGGCGCGGCAACCGCTGCCGACGGCCGTACGAACGCCGCGACGCTGCTGCGCCGTGCCGACGAGGCGCTGTACCGCGCGAAGTCCGGCGGCCGCAACCGCGTGTCGGACACGCGGCCGACGCAAGACGTGACGTGA
- a CDS encoding FUSC family protein, which produces MTAPLPTLLPPLLRHALRPLLDPYRRYRHAKLIHAARVALAILVSIGLSTGLRVPHGEWSTITVLIVVGGLQHHGNIRKKAAERALGTSIGALAGLGLILLYSVVHAPVAIYLLMALACGFCAYHAIGKAGYIALLSAITMVIVAGHGDNEIVDGLWRAVNVLVGIAIALAFSFALPLYATYSWRYKLADALRACAAVHARLAGDRHVSDDAHLKEMAALSALLVQLRSLMPSVSKECETSTTQLEAIQRSLRLCIGYLEILSSAVPARDDVAAREYMRVEMKAVNRRIRDTLVGASRALKFGTPSRLAPRRRPADAPHDAPPPQLSGYVSITAKLAGEVDQLREKLLDTAQSWNI; this is translated from the coding sequence ATGACCGCCCCGCTCCCTACCCTGCTGCCGCCGCTCCTGCGCCACGCGCTTCGTCCGCTGCTCGACCCGTACCGCCGCTACCGGCACGCGAAGCTGATCCATGCGGCCCGCGTCGCGCTCGCGATTCTCGTGTCGATCGGCCTGTCCACCGGCCTGCGCGTGCCGCACGGCGAGTGGTCGACGATCACCGTGCTGATCGTCGTCGGCGGGCTGCAGCATCACGGCAACATCCGCAAGAAGGCGGCCGAGCGCGCGCTCGGCACGTCGATCGGCGCGCTCGCAGGGCTCGGGCTGATCCTGCTGTATTCCGTCGTGCACGCGCCGGTCGCGATCTACCTGCTGATGGCGCTCGCGTGCGGCTTCTGCGCGTATCACGCGATCGGCAAGGCCGGCTACATCGCGCTGCTGTCGGCGATCACGATGGTGATCGTCGCCGGGCACGGCGACAACGAGATCGTCGACGGCCTGTGGCGCGCGGTGAACGTGCTGGTCGGCATCGCGATCGCGCTGGCGTTTTCGTTCGCACTGCCGCTCTACGCGACCTATTCGTGGCGCTACAAGCTCGCCGACGCGCTGCGCGCGTGCGCGGCCGTGCATGCGCGGCTCGCGGGCGACCGTCACGTGAGCGACGACGCGCACCTGAAGGAAATGGCCGCGCTGAGCGCGCTGCTCGTGCAGTTGCGTTCGCTGATGCCGTCGGTGTCGAAGGAATGCGAGACGTCGACGACGCAGCTCGAGGCGATCCAGCGCAGCCTGCGCCTGTGCATCGGCTATCTGGAGATCCTGTCGAGCGCGGTGCCGGCCCGCGACGATGTCGCGGCCCGCGAATACATGCGCGTTGAAATGAAGGCCGTGAACCGGCGCATCCGCGACACGCTGGTCGGCGCGAGCCGCGCGCTCAAGTTCGGCACGCCGAGCCGGCTCGCGCCGCGCCGCCGGCCGGCTGACGCGCCGCACGACGCGCCGCCGCCGCAGTTGTCCGGCTACGTGTCGATCACGGCCAAGCTGGCCGGC
- a CDS encoding amino acid permease, which produces MSAIPNSDQPGSSANPPKLHRALKARHLTMIAIGGSIGTGLFVASGASISQAGPGGAMVAYMLIGLMVYFLMTSLGEMAAFMPVSGSFATYGAKYVDEGFGFALGWNYWYNWAVTIAVELVAAQLVMHYWFPDVPGVWWSAAFLGVMFLLNALTVRGFGEAEYWFALIKVVTVVAFIGVGLLMIFGILKGAPSNGWGNLTIGDAPFAGGLPALMGVAMIAGFSFQGTELIGVAAGESENPRTTIPRAVRQVFWRILLFYVFAIFVIGVLVPYTDPNLLKTDVTDIGVSPFTLVFRHAGLAFAAGVMNAVILTAVLSAGNSGMYASTRMLYTLATEGRAPKVFAKLSPGGVPRNALYATTAVGALCFFTSLYGDKTVYLWLLNTSGMTGFIAWLGIAVSHYRFRKGYVKQGYALDQLPYQSKWFPFGPLFAFVLCLVIALGQDYQAFLSNRIDWAGVAATYVGIPLFLVVWLGFRFLNKSRFVRYEDMEIAPWIAASRGAQRQPVANRETTG; this is translated from the coding sequence ATGTCCGCCATTCCGAATTCCGACCAACCTGGTTCGTCCGCGAACCCACCCAAGCTTCATCGCGCGCTGAAGGCGCGCCACCTGACGATGATCGCCATCGGCGGCTCGATCGGCACGGGCCTGTTCGTCGCGTCCGGCGCGTCGATTTCGCAGGCCGGCCCTGGCGGCGCGATGGTCGCGTACATGCTGATCGGCCTGATGGTTTATTTCCTGATGACGAGCCTCGGCGAGATGGCCGCGTTCATGCCCGTGTCGGGCTCGTTCGCGACCTACGGTGCGAAATACGTCGACGAAGGCTTTGGCTTCGCGCTCGGCTGGAACTACTGGTACAACTGGGCCGTGACGATCGCGGTGGAGCTCGTCGCCGCGCAGCTCGTGATGCATTACTGGTTTCCGGACGTGCCGGGCGTGTGGTGGAGCGCGGCCTTCCTCGGCGTGATGTTCCTGCTCAACGCGCTCACCGTGCGCGGTTTCGGCGAAGCCGAATACTGGTTCGCGCTGATCAAGGTCGTCACCGTGGTCGCGTTCATCGGCGTCGGCCTGCTGATGATCTTCGGCATTCTGAAGGGCGCGCCGAGCAACGGCTGGGGCAACCTGACGATCGGCGACGCGCCGTTCGCGGGCGGCCTGCCGGCGTTGATGGGCGTCGCGATGATCGCGGGCTTCTCGTTCCAGGGCACCGAGCTGATCGGCGTCGCGGCCGGCGAATCGGAAAACCCGCGCACGACGATCCCGCGTGCGGTGCGCCAGGTGTTCTGGCGCATCCTGCTGTTCTACGTGTTCGCGATTTTCGTGATCGGCGTGCTGGTTCCGTATACCGACCCGAACCTGCTGAAGACGGACGTGACCGATATCGGCGTGAGCCCGTTCACGCTCGTGTTCCGCCACGCGGGCCTCGCGTTCGCGGCCGGCGTGATGAACGCGGTGATCCTGACGGCCGTGCTGTCGGCCGGCAACTCGGGCATGTACGCGTCGACGCGGATGCTCTATACCCTCGCGACCGAAGGCCGGGCGCCGAAGGTGTTCGCGAAGCTGTCGCCGGGCGGCGTGCCGCGCAACGCGCTGTACGCGACCACGGCCGTCGGCGCGCTGTGCTTCTTCACGTCGCTGTACGGCGACAAGACGGTGTATCTGTGGCTGCTGAACACGTCGGGGATGACAGGCTTCATCGCGTGGCTCGGCATTGCGGTCAGCCACTACCGGTTCCGCAAGGGCTACGTGAAGCAGGGCTATGCGCTCGACCAGTTGCCGTACCAGTCGAAGTGGTTCCCGTTCGGCCCGCTGTTCGCATTCGTGCTGTGCCTCGTGATCGCGCTCGGGCAGGACTATCAGGCGTTCCTCTCGAACCGGATCGACTGGGCCGGCGTCGCCGCGACCTATGTCGGCATTCCGCTGTTCCTCGTCGTGTGGCTCGGCTTCCGGTTCCTGAACAAGAGCCGCTTCGTGCGCTACGAAGACATGGAGATCGCACCGTGGATCGCTGCGAGCCGCGGCGCGCAGCGGCAGCCGGTGGCGAACCGCGAAACCACGGGTTGA
- a CDS encoding DUF3717 domain-containing protein, which translates to MSASPAERKAGPVSIVRIEAAINAWREVYPPAPDGEDGYALDAGSNCLAELYGAMICYRLPDVPLDSLSNAQRDALYATEA; encoded by the coding sequence ATGAGCGCATCACCCGCCGAGCGGAAGGCCGGACCCGTTTCCATCGTGCGAATCGAAGCCGCGATCAACGCGTGGCGCGAAGTGTACCCGCCGGCGCCGGACGGCGAGGACGGCTACGCGCTCGACGCCGGCAGCAATTGCCTCGCCGAACTCTACGGCGCGATGATCTGCTATCGGCTGCCGGACGTGCCGCTCGACTCGCTGAGCAACGCGCAGCGCGACGCGCTCTACGCGACCGAGGCGTGA
- a CDS encoding LysR family transcriptional regulator, with translation MELRHLRYFVAVAEERNFTRAAERLHIAQPPLSRQIQQLEEALGVPLFERNARPLKLTDAGRFFYSHAVQLLAQTTELESMTKRVGKIERSMSVGFVGSTLYGMLPKIIRRFRSEYPAVELSLHEMSTMDQIKALKEGRIDVGFGRIRHEDPSVRRVVLREERMIVALPVGHVLDSAKSVLSLHDLVNDTLIIFPKAPRPSYADQVLAAFHDRALQPRRIYETRELQIALGLVAMGEGVSVVPHSVYGLKRDDISYKPLDDPNLVSPIIMSMRMLDESEDIRAMQALIYRLYDEAQMEYLPPQPE, from the coding sequence ATGGAGTTGAGACACCTCCGCTACTTCGTCGCGGTCGCCGAGGAGCGGAATTTCACGCGTGCGGCGGAACGGCTGCATATCGCGCAGCCGCCGCTGAGCCGGCAGATCCAGCAGCTCGAGGAGGCGCTCGGCGTGCCGCTGTTCGAGCGCAACGCGCGGCCGCTGAAACTGACCGACGCGGGGCGTTTCTTCTATTCGCATGCGGTGCAGTTGCTCGCGCAGACGACCGAACTCGAATCGATGACGAAGCGGGTCGGCAAGATCGAGCGCAGCATGTCGGTCGGCTTCGTCGGCTCGACGCTGTACGGGATGCTGCCGAAAATCATCCGGCGCTTTCGCAGCGAGTATCCGGCCGTCGAGCTGAGCCTGCACGAGATGTCGACGATGGACCAGATCAAGGCGCTGAAGGAAGGGCGCATCGACGTCGGGTTCGGGCGCATCCGCCACGAGGATCCGAGCGTGCGGCGCGTGGTGCTGCGCGAAGAGCGGATGATCGTCGCGCTGCCGGTCGGCCACGTGCTCGACAGCGCGAAGTCCGTGCTGTCGCTGCACGATCTCGTGAACGACACGCTGATCATCTTTCCGAAGGCGCCGCGCCCGAGCTATGCGGACCAGGTGCTTGCGGCCTTTCACGATCGCGCGCTGCAACCGCGGCGGATCTACGAGACGCGCGAACTGCAGATCGCGCTCGGCCTCGTCGCGATGGGCGAGGGCGTGTCGGTCGTGCCGCACAGCGTGTACGGCCTGAAGCGCGACGACATCAGCTACAAGCCGCTCGACGATCCGAACCTCGTGTCGCCGATCATCATGAGCATGCGGATGCTCGACGAATCGGAGGACATTCGCGCGATGCAGGCGCTGATCTACCGGCTGTACGACGAAGCGCAGATGGAGTATCTGCCGCCGCAGCCCGAATGA